The following proteins come from a genomic window of Tepidiforma thermophila:
- a CDS encoding lysylphosphatidylglycerol synthase transmembrane domain-containing protein gives MVRSLRFWVSLAVSAILIALFLRATHPRELAGALGDADYRWLIPGTAVLFIAIVARCIRWSVLMRPVAPMSPARLFPYAIIGYMANNLLPARAGEVVRAYVLGDRERVSKMGTFGTIAVERLFDGCTLVLMLLIAGALVGFEDGRLRAIAVASTILFLAAVVGFYLLTLREERAHRVIHYLLRWLPGRFEPHFESVAENLVRSLRSVHRPAPLLLVAAFSGLAWTIEAGAYAVIGRGFDMDVSFAHYCLLLAAANLAIIIPTFFGGTGPFEWAAKLVLVAASVDPAVASAYSVVAHGVILIPTTVLGLILLWSFGVSFRRITRVEVEEQGVVP, from the coding sequence GTGGTCCGCTCCCTCCGCTTCTGGGTCAGCCTTGCCGTCAGCGCAATCCTCATCGCGCTGTTCCTCCGCGCCACCCATCCCCGGGAGCTGGCCGGTGCCCTCGGCGACGCAGATTACCGCTGGCTCATCCCCGGGACGGCCGTCCTGTTCATCGCGATCGTCGCCCGGTGCATCCGCTGGTCGGTGCTCATGCGGCCTGTCGCCCCAATGAGCCCCGCCCGGCTCTTCCCGTACGCCATCATCGGGTATATGGCGAACAACCTCCTCCCGGCGCGCGCCGGCGAGGTCGTCCGCGCCTACGTCCTCGGCGACCGTGAGCGTGTCTCGAAGATGGGCACCTTCGGCACCATCGCCGTCGAGCGGCTGTTCGATGGCTGTACACTGGTCCTCATGCTGCTCATCGCCGGCGCGCTTGTCGGCTTTGAAGATGGCCGATTGCGGGCGATTGCGGTCGCGTCCACCATCCTCTTCCTGGCTGCCGTAGTCGGGTTCTACCTCCTGACCCTGCGCGAAGAGCGCGCGCACCGGGTCATTCACTACCTCCTGCGCTGGCTGCCCGGCCGCTTCGAGCCGCACTTCGAATCCGTGGCCGAAAATCTCGTGCGCAGTCTCCGTTCGGTCCACCGGCCAGCACCGCTCCTCCTCGTTGCAGCATTCTCCGGGCTGGCATGGACCATCGAGGCCGGCGCCTACGCGGTGATTGGCCGTGGCTTCGATATGGACGTCAGCTTCGCCCACTACTGCCTTCTGCTCGCGGCCGCCAACCTCGCGATCATCATCCCCACCTTTTTCGGCGGTACAGGCCCGTTCGAATGGGCGGCCAAGCTGGTACTCGTTGCAGCCAGCGTCGACCCCGCGGTCGCTTCGGCGTACTCGGTCGTCGCCCACGGTGTCATCCTCATCCCGACGACCGTGCTCGGGCTGATTCTCCTCTGGAGCTTCGGCGTCTCGTTCCGCAGGATCACCCGGGTCGAGGTCGAGGAGCAGGGGGTGGTGCCGTGA
- a CDS encoding flippase activity-associated protein Agl23: MTLAPTAQTSRLERALAVRIPLSPEVVLYALVFAAAIALRFWDLGSRALHHDESIHAQWSWGLLQGNYRHSPIFHGPFYYHVQAAAFFVFGANDYTSRLTAALAGMAVVALPLLLRRRLGPVGTFAAVALIAFSPTLVYFSRFFREDIYMAAFTLLMVVAMWRYIDEGRDRWLYVFAAGFTGNVLTKEGSFLVFAAMLVYLDLYTAAILARRTLAGRSERFLRDDLARLDVSALAPPERAAAEDRLRASAALDTPVRRFALAVAFAPYAWVLVAFWPFIGPLRRRLDWGDDLPRPAGVLLLLGTFCLPLLTPVARVTLLEPLGIIEKDRLSWEKRLQGPIDVRDAIALLGLFTVTTSMAAFAGLQWKPKLWGIAFALSALAYLTLMTSLWTNLNGLVSGPWGSLDYWYSQQDAHRGEQPWFYYYLLMFAYEFLPLALILFGGWWAVVRGDAFSRFLVTWLVGIWLALSWGAEKMPWLNTHIALPACLLAAWCLQRAWDSWKDRPPVSARLLTSLGSAALVAFGALLAIAYLPGGQAAALFRLGLAAGAVAVVVVIGRGLGAGAWRPVAAVAIVGALAPFSFRTMVQAAYERGDVPKDLLVYTQSSPQLKDIADQVNALAAATGLGYDLPIAVDTTDSFAWPWAWYLRDYRAVSYLDFSTGEPPGQYQVMLVAAGNLGRIQDYLARPTTTQYAAPVRYPHRWWYDETYKWAMAVEKGQACTSNSGNCGPFRLATWRHIWNGITERGWLNAWARYWRDHDPGRPPGSTDAYAFLPANFDPAAGRLRSEPVEPPRPTTDSEGRALFGGAGYQPGQFFSPVDIERDAAGNLYVIDSATKRLQKFDSEGNVLQSVDIRVDPQDRNEQSEPWGLAIGPGGEVVVADTFGWRIRIFDAGLRPIATFGQPPTGATPGPFDLFGPRDAVVLPDGTVWVTDTGHDRIQVYTLAGEFVRTVGRPGSGPGEFDEPVGLALGPDGAVYVADMYNRRVQVLEPDGSYRSEFRVEGWGGQDVTDKPYLRVLADGRIAVSLPSLNLVRIYTPDGRPAAEIRPTAEPLSRPYGMVETPGGKLWIVEGGAARVRRFDLPD; this comes from the coding sequence GTGACGTTGGCCCCAACAGCCCAAACGAGCCGGCTCGAACGCGCCCTTGCGGTGCGCATCCCGCTCTCTCCTGAGGTGGTGCTGTACGCGCTCGTCTTTGCGGCTGCCATAGCGCTCCGCTTCTGGGACCTCGGCTCGCGAGCGCTGCACCACGACGAGAGCATCCACGCCCAGTGGTCGTGGGGCCTCCTCCAGGGCAACTACCGGCACAGCCCTATTTTTCACGGCCCGTTCTACTATCACGTCCAGGCCGCCGCCTTCTTTGTTTTTGGCGCTAACGACTACACGAGCCGACTCACGGCGGCTTTGGCGGGCATGGCAGTGGTGGCGCTGCCGCTGCTCCTCCGCCGCCGGCTTGGCCCCGTGGGCACCTTCGCCGCCGTCGCGCTCATCGCCTTCTCCCCGACGCTCGTCTACTTCAGCCGCTTCTTCCGCGAGGACATTTACATGGCGGCCTTCACCCTGCTGATGGTCGTTGCCATGTGGCGCTACATCGACGAAGGCCGGGACCGCTGGCTCTACGTGTTCGCCGCCGGCTTCACCGGCAACGTTCTGACGAAGGAAGGCTCATTCCTCGTCTTCGCCGCCATGCTGGTGTACCTCGACCTCTATACGGCCGCGATCCTCGCTCGCCGAACGCTCGCGGGCCGGTCCGAGCGATTCCTCCGCGACGACCTGGCCCGCCTCGATGTGTCCGCGCTTGCCCCGCCCGAGCGGGCCGCCGCCGAAGACCGGCTCCGCGCCAGCGCTGCGCTCGATACCCCGGTGCGCCGCTTCGCACTGGCGGTCGCGTTCGCACCGTACGCGTGGGTGCTCGTCGCATTCTGGCCGTTCATTGGTCCGCTCCGGCGGCGCCTCGACTGGGGCGACGACCTGCCCCGGCCCGCCGGCGTCCTGCTCCTGCTGGGCACGTTCTGCCTGCCCCTCCTCACACCGGTGGCCCGGGTCACCCTCCTCGAGCCGCTCGGCATCATTGAGAAAGACCGGCTGAGCTGGGAGAAACGCCTCCAGGGCCCAATCGACGTCCGCGATGCCATTGCCCTGCTCGGCCTCTTCACTGTGACGACCAGCATGGCAGCCTTCGCCGGTCTGCAGTGGAAGCCGAAACTTTGGGGCATCGCCTTCGCGCTCAGCGCCCTCGCCTACCTCACCCTGATGACCTCCCTCTGGACGAACCTGAACGGGCTCGTCAGCGGTCCCTGGGGTTCGCTCGACTACTGGTACAGCCAGCAGGATGCCCACCGCGGCGAGCAGCCCTGGTTCTACTACTACCTGTTGATGTTCGCCTACGAATTCCTCCCCCTGGCGCTCATCCTCTTCGGGGGCTGGTGGGCGGTCGTCCGCGGCGACGCCTTTTCGCGGTTCCTCGTCACCTGGCTGGTCGGTATCTGGCTTGCCCTCTCCTGGGGCGCCGAAAAGATGCCCTGGCTGAACACGCATATCGCCCTCCCTGCCTGCCTTCTCGCTGCGTGGTGTCTGCAGCGCGCCTGGGATAGCTGGAAGGACCGGCCCCCCGTCTCGGCCAGGCTGCTGACCAGCCTCGGGTCGGCGGCGCTCGTGGCGTTCGGTGCGCTCCTCGCCATCGCCTACCTCCCCGGGGGCCAGGCTGCCGCGCTGTTCCGTCTGGGCCTCGCAGCCGGTGCGGTCGCCGTCGTGGTCGTCATCGGTCGCGGACTCGGAGCGGGCGCCTGGCGGCCAGTGGCCGCCGTTGCCATCGTCGGCGCGCTCGCCCCGTTCTCCTTCCGCACCATGGTCCAGGCCGCGTACGAACGCGGCGACGTGCCGAAGGACCTCCTGGTCTACACCCAGAGTTCTCCGCAGCTGAAGGACATCGCCGACCAGGTGAACGCGCTGGCTGCGGCGACCGGCCTTGGTTATGACCTCCCCATCGCCGTCGATACGACCGACTCCTTCGCCTGGCCGTGGGCCTGGTACCTGCGGGACTACCGTGCTGTCTCGTACCTCGACTTCTCGACAGGCGAACCCCCGGGGCAGTACCAGGTGATGCTCGTCGCTGCCGGCAACCTCGGCCGCATCCAGGACTACCTTGCCCGCCCCACGACCACGCAGTACGCGGCGCCCGTCCGCTATCCCCACCGCTGGTGGTACGACGAGACCTACAAGTGGGCGATGGCGGTCGAGAAGGGCCAGGCCTGCACCTCGAACTCCGGCAATTGCGGCCCCTTCCGCCTCGCCACCTGGCGCCATATCTGGAACGGCATCACCGAGCGCGGCTGGCTCAACGCCTGGGCGCGCTACTGGCGCGACCACGACCCTGGCCGGCCTCCCGGCTCGACCGATGCCTACGCCTTCCTTCCTGCGAACTTCGACCCGGCCGCCGGCCGCCTCCGCTCCGAGCCCGTCGAACCGCCGCGACCAACCACCGATAGCGAAGGACGCGCCCTCTTCGGCGGCGCCGGCTACCAGCCCGGTCAGTTCTTCAGCCCGGTCGATATCGAGCGCGACGCTGCCGGCAACCTCTACGTCATCGACAGTGCAACGAAGCGGCTCCAGAAGTTCGACTCCGAAGGCAACGTCCTCCAGTCGGTTGACATCCGCGTCGACCCCCAGGACCGAAACGAACAGTCCGAGCCCTGGGGCCTTGCGATTGGTCCGGGCGGCGAAGTCGTCGTGGCCGATACTTTTGGCTGGCGTATCCGCATCTTCGACGCCGGCCTCCGGCCCATCGCCACCTTCGGCCAGCCGCCGACCGGAGCAACGCCCGGGCCGTTCGACCTGTTCGGCCCGCGCGATGCCGTCGTCCTCCCTGACGGCACTGTCTGGGTCACCGACACCGGCCACGACCGGATCCAGGTCTACACCCTGGCCGGCGAGTTCGTCCGGACGGTCGGCCGCCCTGGCAGCGGCCCCGGCGAATTTGACGAGCCGGTCGGGCTCGCGCTCGGGCCCGATGGGGCCGTCTATGTCGCCGACATGTACAACCGGCGCGTCCAGGTGCTCGAACCCGACGGCTCCTACCGGTCAGAATTCCGCGTTGAAGGGTGGGGCGGCCAGGACGTGACCGATAAACCGTATCTCCGCGTCCTCGCCGATGGCCGCATCGCCGTCAGCCTCCCGTCGCTCAACCTCGTCCGCATCTATACCCCCGATGGCCGCCCGGCCGCCGAAATTCGGCCGACCGCGGAACCCCTGTCGCGGCCCTACGGGATGGTCGAAACACCCGGTGGTAAGCTCTGGATTGTCGAGGGCGGCGCAGCGCGCGTCCGCCGCTTCGACCTCCCTGATTGA